The DNA window gctctcttttttttcctctacTCAACTCTGGGTCTCTTCGCGCATGTCAAGATTTCGTTTCAATTTCCTTCGACGATCCTCAATATGCTGCTTCTTTTCGCTTTGGGCGAAGAATTTTTGTTCTTTTACGTTAGAAGAAAGAACCCCAGGGGGTAGAAAACTGATACTACGATCTCTTCCTCGTGCCAATAGGCATTTGTCTATTTTGTACTATTCTAGAACTGAAAAGTCCGAAATCGAATAATGCAAGATTGGGACGCGGGGTTGGACTGGTTTTACAAGGTATGTGGATAGTCCAAATGGAAGAGAAGTTGAGTATGACGCATGGAGCCTTGAGCTTGTTAAATCCGTAAGCCTCTCAGCAAATAATTTAGTGGGCGAGATCCCTGATGAGATAATGGAGCTGGTTCAATTGCAAGTTTTGAATCTTTCACAAAATCATTTGACTGGAAGGATCCCCAAGAAGATTGGCAACTTGAAGCAACTTGAAACACTTGATCTATCAATGAATGCACTCTCCGGTGCAATCCCCGAAAGCTTATCTGATTTGTACTCATTGAACTCTCTGAATTTGTCACACAATAAACTTTCAGGGCCAATACCATCAGGAAATCAGCTGCAAACCTTGACCGATCCATCCATCTATGAAGGAAACAGTGGACTCCGTGGCAAACCGCTCCCAAATAGCTGCTGGGAACACAAATTGCCTACCAAAAATGGGCctagtgatgatgatgaaggcCACAGCGAATCTGATTGGTCTTGGTTTTATGCTGGTATAGGACCGGGTTTTGCTGTCGGGCTCTTGGGAGTTTTGGGAATCCTTCTCCTCAAGAAGTCATGGCGCTATGCATACTTCAAGTTTGTAGAAAGTGCCTGTGACAAAATCTGGGTAAAGACCACTCGCCTGAGGAGGAATTTTCGTTGAGTAAGTTCCTATAAAAGCACTTATACTCTGTTTTTCATATCACACACTAAGGAGCCAAAATATCCGTAGCATACTATCTTTGATAATTTGCTcttcgaaaatttcacatttttgtAGACATTCCTTCATCTAACTTattctttttactttttataTGCTGATCGTAGAGAACTAATTAGAACTTAACATTCATAATTTGCAACCTATTGTGAtttgtaattttgttttttttccaaatatttctAAGGATTTATTTTATGCGTTTGTCCAATACAAGAAAATTATAGCtcaataagttttttttttcaaacaaagaATCTTAAGAAGTTATATCAACAAAAGAAT is part of the Coffea eugenioides isolate CCC68of chromosome 6, Ceug_1.0, whole genome shotgun sequence genome and encodes:
- the LOC113776230 gene encoding putative receptor like protein 25; its protein translation is MELVQLQVLNLSQNHLTGRIPKKIGNLKQLETLDLSMNALSGAIPESLSDLYSLNSLNLSHNKLSGPIPSGNQLQTLTDPSIYEGNSGLRGKPLPNSCWEHKLPTKNGPSDDDEGHSESDWSWFYAGIGPGFAVGLLGVLGILLLKKSWRYAYFKFVESACDKIWTIRVAAAVVVQSASRSNSSFVVFSCI